One Mycolicibacterium goodii genomic region harbors:
- a CDS encoding glyoxalase superfamily protein, whose amino-acid sequence MSAPVPVLRSLDEGRAREFYIDYLHFSVEWEHRFDYAQSILYMRLRRDQFVLDLSEHHGDGTPGSTVWVPVSDVTALHKELHATGYPRMYPGIDDDAPGGPTMQVIDPFSNTIRFCQSTP is encoded by the coding sequence ATGAGCGCGCCCGTACCCGTCCTCCGCAGCCTCGACGAGGGCCGCGCCCGCGAGTTCTACATCGACTACCTGCACTTCAGTGTCGAGTGGGAACACCGCTTCGACTACGCGCAATCGATCCTCTACATGCGGTTGCGTCGTGACCAGTTCGTGCTCGATCTGTCTGAACACCACGGCGACGGCACACCAGGGTCGACCGTGTGGGTACCGGTCAGTGACGTCACCGCGCTACACAAGGAACTCCACGCCACCGGCTACCCGCGCATGTACCCAGGCATCGACGACGACGCTCCCGGCGGACCCACCATGCAAGTCATCGACCCGTTCTCCAACACCATCCGGTTCTGCCAGAGCACGCCGTAG
- a CDS encoding AMP-dependent synthetase/ligase → MPVLSALTAFEAVDRTFPQMLCDRERSEPDTVAYQSWSGGTIRPTTWRDHLDEVRAIALALHRSGIATGERVAILAGPRPEWVVAALAILSIGGIPVGVHQTSSRPEIRHVLENSGATAIFVETTDDAVNVAALSAELDQLRLAIGLDACPTGLAGGVDVQTWQQLRADGRRLAAADPTLFEKLVEAGDVDQPAGLFYTSGSTGAPKGVTHTHRTIQYSVLGFAMSYPDLGRTRHDLVGFLGLSHVAPALIAVYTPIMTRLVITHCSIEERLAALIGVRPTAVLWPPRMHEKLAAEVLQALSGSGRVFRFGYRLAMTVARPVSALRWQQRELPWYLRAADAVARRMVFVPLLAKVGMDRIQVTWTASGSMTPDVAALWHTWGLDLRELFGTTETCGSVLAQWDRSFPAPGTIGKSLPDPRWELRVSAQGELQLRSPTMFVGYWENPEATAAAMSDGWYRTGDLVELAPDGEVKIIGRLKDVLKTSGGKMVSPQPIETRLKASPLIDEAIVVGDGRKYLSVLLSMSQEAKNLPPGDRDAAVSAWLNEVNAEFSRPYQLKKYRILPRELSVEAGELTAKGTIRRAAVLAAFGDLIDDMYDAGDLDAIAREARYAGPNRKR, encoded by the coding sequence GTGCCAGTGCTTTCGGCCCTGACGGCCTTCGAGGCCGTTGATCGGACGTTTCCGCAGATGCTGTGCGACCGGGAACGGTCGGAGCCGGACACGGTCGCGTACCAGAGCTGGTCAGGCGGCACGATACGCCCGACCACCTGGCGTGACCATCTCGATGAAGTCCGCGCAATCGCGCTCGCCCTGCATAGGTCCGGCATCGCAACGGGAGAGCGCGTGGCGATCCTGGCCGGCCCCCGACCCGAATGGGTGGTGGCGGCGCTGGCGATCCTGAGCATCGGAGGCATCCCGGTCGGTGTTCACCAAACCAGTTCACGCCCAGAGATTCGGCATGTGTTGGAAAACAGCGGAGCCACCGCGATTTTCGTTGAAACCACGGACGATGCGGTGAACGTGGCGGCCCTGAGTGCGGAACTCGACCAGCTGCGGCTCGCCATCGGGCTTGATGCGTGCCCGACAGGTCTGGCGGGCGGAGTCGACGTGCAGACCTGGCAGCAACTGCGCGCCGACGGCCGACGGCTGGCCGCCGCAGATCCCACGCTCTTCGAGAAGCTGGTCGAGGCTGGTGACGTGGACCAACCGGCGGGGCTGTTCTACACCTCGGGCTCCACGGGTGCCCCCAAGGGGGTGACGCACACCCACCGGACGATCCAGTACTCCGTGCTCGGTTTCGCCATGTCCTATCCCGACCTCGGGCGCACTCGTCACGATCTCGTCGGCTTCCTCGGGTTGTCGCACGTCGCCCCCGCTCTCATTGCGGTGTACACGCCGATCATGACCCGACTGGTCATCACGCACTGCAGCATCGAGGAGCGGCTTGCAGCACTGATCGGCGTGCGACCCACCGCGGTGCTGTGGCCCCCGCGCATGCACGAGAAGCTGGCCGCCGAAGTGCTACAGGCGCTGTCCGGATCCGGCAGGGTATTCCGATTCGGCTACCGCCTGGCGATGACGGTGGCCCGGCCGGTAAGTGCACTGCGCTGGCAGCAACGCGAACTGCCCTGGTACCTGCGGGCCGCCGACGCGGTGGCCCGCAGAATGGTGTTCGTCCCGCTGCTCGCCAAGGTGGGAATGGACCGCATCCAGGTGACCTGGACCGCATCTGGGAGCATGACACCTGATGTGGCCGCGCTCTGGCACACGTGGGGCCTTGATCTCCGAGAGCTCTTCGGCACCACCGAAACCTGCGGATCGGTACTGGCACAATGGGACCGGTCTTTTCCCGCGCCTGGCACCATCGGCAAGAGTCTGCCGGATCCGCGCTGGGAGTTGCGGGTTTCCGCGCAGGGGGAGTTGCAGCTACGCAGTCCCACCATGTTCGTCGGCTACTGGGAGAATCCCGAAGCGACTGCGGCGGCCATGTCGGACGGCTGGTACCGCACGGGAGATCTGGTGGAGCTCGCACCCGACGGCGAAGTGAAGATCATCGGCAGGTTGAAGGACGTCCTGAAGACCAGCGGCGGCAAGATGGTCAGCCCGCAACCGATCGAAACCCGGCTCAAGGCCAGCCCGCTCATCGACGAGGCCATTGTCGTGGGAGACGGACGGAAGTACCTCTCGGTGTTGTTGAGCATGAGCCAAGAGGCCAAGAACCTGCCGCCGGGAGACCGTGACGCCGCGGTGAGTGCGTGGCTCAACGAGGTGAACGCCGAGTTCTCACGCCCCTATCAGCTGAAGAAGTACCGGATCCTTCCGCGGGAGCTGTCGGTCGAAGCCGGCGAGCTCACCGCCAAGGGCACCATCCGGCGCGCGGCCGTCCTGGCAGCGTTCGGTGATCTCATCGACGACATGTATGACGCCGGAGATCTCGACGCGATCGCGCGTGAGGCGCGCTATGCAGGGCCGAACCGGAAGCGGTAG
- a CDS encoding sigma-70 family RNA polymerase sigma factor, with product MTMPLRTVAPAHTDTSENHSAACRSERFVREVMPYSYALLRKARQLTRNDADAEDLTQETLLRAYAGFGRLRPDSNIRAWLYRIQTNTWISNYHARIRRPAESLTGCITDEQLAHDRRRGPAARTSAEAAVIEQLPHGQITAALHQISEAQRTVIYLADVEGLPYKVIAQITGTPLGTVMSRLHRARRALRGLLTDYGHHCGYLRSHAP from the coding sequence ATGACGATGCCCCTGAGAACAGTTGCCCCCGCGCACACCGATACCTCTGAAAACCATTCTGCTGCATGCAGATCCGAGCGCTTCGTTCGGGAGGTGATGCCCTACTCGTACGCCCTGTTGCGAAAAGCCCGCCAGCTGACGCGCAACGACGCCGATGCCGAGGACCTGACACAGGAAACGCTGCTGCGGGCCTATGCCGGCTTCGGGCGGCTGCGTCCGGACAGCAATATCCGTGCCTGGCTCTACCGCATCCAAACCAACACATGGATCAGCAACTACCATGCCCGCATCCGCCGTCCGGCAGAAAGTCTCACGGGTTGCATCACTGACGAGCAGCTGGCACATGACAGACGTCGTGGCCCAGCGGCGCGGACTTCGGCGGAGGCCGCCGTAATCGAGCAGCTGCCCCACGGTCAGATCACAGCTGCGCTGCACCAGATCAGCGAGGCTCAGCGCACCGTCATATACCTCGCCGACGTAGAAGGCCTGCCCTACAAGGTCATTGCCCAGATCACCGGAACGCCACTCGGCACCGTGATGTCACGTCTCCACCGCGCCCGCCGAGCGCTGCGCGGCCTGCTCACCGATTACGGGCACCACTGCGGTTATCTGCGGTCCCACGCCCCATGA
- a CDS encoding acyl--CoA ligase family protein, translating to MNANGMSAQRRSMSYEPLTPTAYLDRAASCHGDRLAVVDGDSKWTYEELHQRSVQLAGALAQLSSGRPVAVLAPNSHVLLESHFGVPWSGSPLIALNTRLSATEIAYMLSHSEASVLIYDRVHAEVVERVRAQMSVPPILVRADDDEHCAYEQMLAAASPIRHTPTDELALLSVNYTSGTTGKPKGVMYSHRGAYLQALAMVGHTGLSPSAVYLWTLPMFHCNGWCFPWAVTAAAGTHVCLRKVDPSEVWRLIRQQGVTHLNGAPTVLSMLAYAKEADAIEGTPVRVATGGAPPSPAILRRMAALGFEVTHLYGLTETYGPAAICEWRPEWDELDLDARAKMKARQGVGNMISCEIRVLADGGTDAAPDGTSTGEIALRGNNVMLGYLHDPEATEAAAPDGWFRTGDLGVRHPDGYIEIRDRSKDVIISGGENIASVEVEQAIMEHPAVLEVAVIGVPDPQWGEVPAAHVTLKPGCEATADDIIDHVRSTIARYKAPKQVIFGDLPKTSTGKIQKYLLRERTSQSQDTRVQ from the coding sequence ATGAACGCCAACGGGATGTCAGCGCAACGCAGGTCGATGAGCTACGAACCGTTGACACCCACCGCATATCTCGACAGGGCAGCCAGCTGTCATGGGGACCGACTGGCAGTGGTCGACGGGGACAGCAAGTGGACCTACGAAGAACTCCACCAACGGTCGGTGCAGCTCGCAGGAGCGTTGGCACAGTTGTCGTCCGGCAGGCCCGTCGCGGTGCTGGCTCCCAACTCACATGTTCTGCTGGAGTCGCATTTCGGCGTCCCGTGGTCCGGTTCACCACTGATCGCACTCAACACTCGCCTTTCGGCAACCGAGATTGCCTACATGCTCAGCCATTCGGAGGCTTCCGTCCTCATCTATGACCGAGTTCACGCGGAGGTCGTTGAACGCGTCCGCGCACAGATGAGCGTACCTCCCATCCTTGTGCGGGCAGATGATGATGAGCACTGCGCCTACGAGCAGATGTTGGCGGCCGCCTCACCGATACGGCACACACCAACCGACGAACTGGCGCTGCTGTCTGTCAACTACACCTCGGGGACCACCGGCAAGCCCAAGGGCGTGATGTACTCGCATCGCGGTGCCTATCTGCAGGCGTTGGCCATGGTCGGCCACACAGGCTTGTCGCCATCGGCCGTATACCTCTGGACACTTCCGATGTTTCACTGCAATGGGTGGTGTTTCCCGTGGGCAGTCACAGCCGCCGCCGGCACGCATGTGTGCTTGCGCAAAGTCGATCCTTCTGAGGTCTGGCGACTGATCCGGCAACAGGGCGTCACTCACCTCAACGGCGCCCCGACCGTGCTGTCCATGCTCGCGTACGCGAAAGAGGCGGACGCCATCGAGGGCACGCCTGTTCGGGTCGCCACGGGCGGCGCACCGCCCTCGCCGGCCATTCTACGGCGCATGGCGGCCCTCGGATTCGAGGTCACACATCTATACGGATTGACCGAGACCTACGGACCTGCGGCAATCTGCGAGTGGCGTCCCGAATGGGACGAACTCGACCTGGATGCGCGTGCAAAGATGAAAGCCCGCCAGGGTGTTGGCAACATGATCTCCTGCGAGATTCGCGTACTCGCCGACGGCGGCACCGATGCGGCTCCGGACGGCACGAGCACCGGCGAGATCGCTCTGCGCGGCAACAATGTGATGCTTGGGTATCTGCACGATCCGGAAGCGACCGAAGCTGCGGCACCAGACGGCTGGTTCAGAACTGGCGACCTGGGTGTGCGACATCCCGACGGATACATCGAAATACGGGATCGCAGCAAGGACGTGATCATCTCGGGCGGTGAGAACATCGCCTCGGTAGAGGTCGAGCAAGCGATCATGGAACACCCCGCCGTCCTCGAAGTTGCGGTCATCGGCGTACCGGATCCACAGTGGGGCGAAGTACCGGCCGCACACGTCACCCTCAAGCCCGGCTGCGAAGCGACGGCCGACGACATCATCGACCACGTGCGGTCGACCATCGCACGATACAAAGCGCCCAAGCAGGTCATCTTTGGTGACCTGCCAAAGACCTCCACCGGCAAGATACAGAAGTACCTGCTCCGTGAACGCACTTCGCAAAGCCAGGATACTCGCGTCCAGTGA
- a CDS encoding TetR/AcrR family transcriptional regulator translates to MILSSARRKGDARDRLLVRLCEAFDDGVPSPEMSLREVAARAETSHALLRYHFGSLSGVLAAMLTMQRSRDNETLLKTAQQGSFDDFVVAIWRTYTRPEQLSRTRGFFHVVGLAAYRPRDFPEFIDSLDDLTTMLASLAEREGHTPKKALSMATVAIAAIRGMLLQEILTPAAHSEDALALIVQMSKGG, encoded by the coding sequence GTGATCTTGTCAAGTGCCCGACGCAAGGGCGACGCACGCGACCGCCTTCTGGTTCGGCTTTGCGAGGCCTTCGACGATGGTGTTCCCTCGCCGGAGATGTCATTGCGGGAGGTCGCCGCCCGAGCCGAGACCAGCCACGCTTTGCTGCGTTACCACTTCGGATCACTGTCGGGCGTCTTGGCGGCCATGCTCACGATGCAGCGGTCCCGTGACAACGAGACGCTTCTGAAAACCGCCCAGCAGGGCAGCTTTGACGACTTCGTGGTGGCGATCTGGCGGACCTACACTCGCCCGGAGCAGCTGTCGCGCACCCGTGGCTTCTTTCACGTCGTAGGGCTCGCGGCATACCGCCCACGGGACTTTCCAGAGTTCATCGACTCACTCGATGACCTGACCACGATGCTGGCATCGCTCGCGGAACGCGAAGGGCACACTCCCAAGAAGGCGCTCAGCATGGCCACCGTCGCAATTGCCGCGATTCGCGGAATGCTCTTGCAAGAAATCCTGACTCCGGCAGCCCACTCTGAGGACGCGCTCGCCCTGATCGTGCAGATGAGCAAAGGCGGATGA
- a CDS encoding 2-oxo acid dehydrogenase subunit E2, with the protein MTTTESEILVTLPSLGEGVEAATITRWLKAVGDPVELDEALLEVATDKVDTEIPAPAAGILVQITEPEDAVVVVGAVVARLAIAAPAREAPDVPARPLPVPDPTPAPAAVDGANRTSECPPPITQAVTDPRADRVEKLPRIRRTIAHRMVESLQTAAQLTTVVEADLASVAIRRAQMQQQFLDRTGARLSYLPFVVVAAVDALAEHPIINATINTDCSEVTYHGSVHLGVAVDSSKGLMVPVIRDAQKQDVVEIGAAIASAAAAVRGGSIRPDELSGGTFTITNTGSRGALFDTPIINQPQSAILGVGAATERLVPDRDSHGALLIRTRPMVYLSLTYDHRLIDGADAARYLTSVRTRLESWAS; encoded by the coding sequence ATGACCACTACCGAAAGTGAGATCCTGGTGACGCTGCCCAGCTTGGGCGAAGGTGTCGAAGCGGCGACCATCACCCGATGGCTCAAGGCGGTGGGTGATCCCGTGGAACTCGACGAAGCGCTGCTCGAAGTCGCCACCGACAAGGTCGATACCGAGATCCCGGCTCCCGCAGCCGGAATCCTGGTGCAGATCACAGAACCCGAGGATGCCGTCGTGGTGGTGGGCGCCGTCGTCGCGAGGCTCGCCATCGCGGCACCGGCGCGTGAAGCCCCCGACGTGCCGGCGCGCCCTCTGCCGGTTCCTGACCCCACGCCGGCACCGGCAGCCGTCGACGGGGCAAACCGCACGTCCGAATGCCCGCCGCCGATTACTCAGGCGGTCACCGATCCCCGGGCCGACCGGGTAGAAAAGCTCCCGCGTATTCGTCGGACGATCGCGCACAGGATGGTCGAATCTCTGCAAACGGCAGCACAACTGACCACTGTCGTCGAAGCCGATCTCGCATCGGTCGCGATTCGGCGCGCGCAGATGCAACAGCAGTTCCTCGACCGAACCGGTGCCCGGCTGTCCTATCTGCCCTTCGTCGTGGTGGCCGCCGTCGATGCGCTGGCCGAGCATCCCATCATCAACGCGACGATCAACACCGACTGCTCTGAGGTCACCTACCACGGCTCAGTTCACCTGGGGGTGGCTGTGGACAGTTCGAAGGGTCTCATGGTGCCGGTGATCCGTGACGCGCAGAAGCAAGATGTCGTTGAGATCGGTGCGGCCATTGCGTCGGCGGCCGCGGCGGTGCGCGGCGGCTCGATTCGACCCGACGAGCTGAGCGGGGGAACGTTCACCATCACCAATACCGGAAGTCGAGGTGCACTGTTCGACACCCCGATCATCAACCAGCCCCAGTCGGCGATACTGGGCGTCGGTGCTGCGACGGAACGTCTTGTGCCCGATCGTGACTCCCACGGCGCATTGCTGATCCGCACCCGGCCCATGGTCTATCTGTCACTGACCTACGACCATCGGCTCATCGATGGTGCCGATGCGGCACGTTACCTGACCTCGGTTCGGACACGATTGGAGTCGTGGGCCAGCTGA
- a CDS encoding Lrp/AsnC family transcriptional regulator, producing the protein MVTNKPRVDAIDARIIKALSVDPRATVIALADATRLSRNTVQARLSKLENQGVLRSLERRIDPAALGYPLTAFILTRVTQRKLAQIADSLEQVPEVIEVHGLAGVTDLMIHVVAREADDLYRIAGRILDIDGVEQTTTSLVMRKLVDYRITPLLDDLTQEIRS; encoded by the coding sequence ATTGTGACCAACAAACCGCGCGTCGACGCGATCGATGCCAGAATCATCAAGGCGCTCAGCGTCGACCCCCGGGCGACGGTGATCGCGCTCGCCGACGCAACCAGATTGTCCCGCAACACCGTCCAGGCGCGCTTGAGCAAGTTGGAAAACCAAGGCGTGCTGAGATCACTCGAACGCCGGATCGACCCCGCCGCACTCGGCTACCCGCTCACCGCGTTCATCCTCACGCGGGTGACCCAGCGCAAACTTGCACAGATCGCCGATTCTCTTGAGCAGGTTCCCGAAGTGATCGAAGTTCACGGCTTGGCCGGGGTCACCGACTTGATGATCCATGTGGTGGCGCGTGAAGCCGATGATCTCTACCGCATAGCCGGGCGAATTCTGGACATCGACGGCGTCGAACAGACGACGACGTCCCTGGTGATGCGCAAGTTGGTCGATTACCGGATCACGCCGCTGCTCGACGACCTGACCCAGGAGATCAGAAGCTGA
- a CDS encoding TetR/AcrR family transcriptional regulator, producing MTGTPAQPKGAGELDIVKGMTEDRPPTRGSRRELLLKVAADLFMEHPYDSVTIKMVCAKAGISAPGLYRHFRNKQALLIAVVENPIGSLHEFARNVAEQHEDPHAALTAMVEFHIRSVVEGPPTTLIFLKNEYALPEADRRRIRRAMNLYAEEWISVVAILRPDLSDPAVRLLTQTVFSMLNAAATLHKGLDHETIITTMSTAAYHALTASAPPQV from the coding sequence GTGACGGGCACCCCCGCACAGCCGAAAGGTGCAGGCGAGCTGGATATCGTGAAAGGCATGACTGAAGACCGACCGCCCACCAGAGGTTCTCGGCGAGAGCTTCTGTTGAAGGTCGCTGCTGACCTGTTCATGGAACATCCCTACGATTCGGTCACCATCAAGATGGTGTGTGCGAAGGCAGGCATCTCCGCACCAGGTCTTTACCGTCACTTCCGGAACAAGCAGGCGTTGCTCATCGCCGTCGTGGAGAATCCGATCGGCTCACTTCACGAGTTCGCCCGCAACGTTGCCGAACAACACGAGGACCCGCACGCAGCGCTGACCGCCATGGTGGAGTTCCATATTCGAAGTGTCGTGGAAGGACCGCCGACCACACTGATCTTTCTCAAGAACGAGTACGCTCTTCCCGAGGCGGACCGACGACGTATTCGTCGAGCCATGAATCTCTATGCCGAAGAATGGATCTCGGTCGTGGCAATCCTCCGCCCCGATCTGTCGGATCCGGCGGTGCGCCTGTTGACCCAGACCGTGTTCTCGATGCTCAACGCCGCCGCGACGCTGCACAAGGGCCTCGATCACGAAACGATCATCACCACGATGTCCACCGCCGCTTATCACGCGCTGACAGCGTCTGCTCCACCACAAGTCTGA
- a CDS encoding sigma-70 family RNA polymerase sigma factor, with translation MARSDADGDDDDDLGEPTGNEAVSGDFVWDEEESEVLRAALIDAKLAASAGSIRALLRAAQKEVSLSPAEEAALIRRIDAGRRASRLLGQAAEDGNALPDAQRSELTRIVRDGEDARDDLVRAHLRLVVMVAKRYVGRSTAFVDMVQVGELGLMRAVEKFDSANGYRFATYATWWVRQAITRTMAP, from the coding sequence ATGGCTCGGTCGGATGCCGACGGTGATGATGACGACGACCTCGGCGAGCCCACCGGCAACGAAGCGGTCTCGGGCGACTTCGTGTGGGACGAAGAAGAATCTGAGGTGCTGCGGGCGGCGCTGATCGACGCCAAACTGGCCGCCTCGGCGGGCTCGATCCGCGCGCTTCTCAGAGCGGCGCAGAAAGAGGTGTCTCTCAGCCCCGCCGAAGAGGCGGCGTTGATTCGGCGGATCGACGCTGGGCGACGGGCTTCGCGGCTGCTGGGACAAGCCGCCGAGGACGGAAACGCGCTGCCCGACGCACAACGCAGCGAGTTGACCCGGATCGTCCGTGACGGCGAAGACGCACGAGATGATCTGGTGAGAGCGCATCTGCGTCTTGTGGTGATGGTCGCGAAACGCTATGTCGGGCGCAGCACTGCGTTCGTGGATATGGTCCAGGTAGGCGAACTCGGTCTGATGCGTGCAGTCGAGAAGTTCGACTCCGCGAACGGTTACCGCTTCGCCACGTACGCCACATGGTGGGTACGGCAGGCGATCACCAGGACCATGGCACCTTGA
- a CDS encoding alpha/beta hydrolase, protein MGSMWQGCLPDTDYFEMRSSGGRDYGVWVTTPPGYSRETTQTPAVYVLDGNWAVGLTAPLIVTQMDPMQRIRPYIQVSVGYAGEEAQDWDRLRNRDLVPPGEPVAKELIDAVEMGVEAGARTREEADAYLAELGDTHADAFLRFLTTELHPRIERDYGTATVGHGLFGYSYGGLFSLYAWLTGSTLFQSIGAGSPGVVTEDSRIFAELHGMRDSRPATKLHVTFNDRELLGDLAIYQNLAKNTATILHLLTSQREAITSEILHETHVTGLQASFLSYLRTCRPQ, encoded by the coding sequence ATGGGCTCCATGTGGCAAGGCTGTCTTCCCGACACCGACTACTTCGAAATGCGCTCCAGCGGTGGGCGTGACTACGGAGTCTGGGTAACCACGCCACCGGGCTACAGCCGCGAGACAACGCAAACGCCTGCCGTGTATGTACTCGACGGGAACTGGGCTGTCGGGCTGACCGCTCCGCTCATCGTCACCCAAATGGACCCCATGCAACGTATCCGGCCCTACATTCAAGTGAGCGTCGGATATGCGGGCGAGGAGGCACAGGATTGGGATCGGTTGCGCAACAGAGACTTAGTGCCACCCGGCGAGCCCGTCGCCAAGGAGCTCATCGATGCCGTGGAGATGGGCGTAGAAGCGGGTGCGAGGACACGCGAGGAAGCCGACGCGTACCTCGCCGAATTGGGCGACACCCACGCCGATGCATTCTTGCGTTTCCTCACGACGGAACTGCACCCACGGATCGAACGTGACTATGGCACCGCCACAGTCGGTCACGGGCTTTTCGGATACTCCTATGGCGGGCTTTTCAGTCTCTACGCCTGGCTCACCGGCAGCACCCTCTTCCAGAGCATCGGAGCAGGCAGCCCTGGCGTCGTCACCGAAGACAGCCGGATCTTCGCCGAGCTCCACGGGATGCGTGACAGCCGGCCGGCGACCAAGCTTCACGTGACCTTCAACGACCGAGAGCTTCTCGGAGACTTGGCCATCTACCAAAACCTCGCGAAGAACACAGCCACCATCCTTCACCTGCTCACCTCACAACGGGAAGCGATCACCAGCGAGATCCTGCACGAAACGCACGTGACTGGCCTACAGGCCTCGTTCCTCAGCTACCTCAGAACCTGCCGTCCCCAGTGA